From Draconibacterium halophilum, one genomic window encodes:
- a CDS encoding GNAT family N-acetyltransferase, with amino-acid sequence MTFKFKHFTELSTSELYDILQLRAEIFVVEQDCVYNDLDGLDKDAVHQFLEKDGEIVAYSRLLKPGTRFNHYSIGRVVVKETKRGTGLGIRMMEEAKTYILNNWKPGKIKISAQKYLRKFYEDLGFKVVTDEYLEDGIPHYGMLFENKAD; translated from the coding sequence ATGACTTTTAAATTCAAACATTTCACAGAACTCTCAACTTCCGAACTTTACGACATCTTACAACTTCGGGCAGAAATTTTTGTGGTTGAGCAAGACTGCGTTTACAACGATTTGGATGGGCTGGATAAAGATGCCGTTCACCAGTTCCTGGAAAAAGATGGAGAAATTGTGGCCTACTCGCGTTTACTAAAACCAGGCACACGTTTTAACCATTACTCTATTGGCCGCGTTGTGGTTAAAGAAACCAAACGCGGAACAGGGCTGGGAATCCGGATGATGGAAGAAGCCAAAACCTACATTCTAAATAACTGGAAACCTGGAAAAATAAAAATAAGTGCCCAAAAATACCTACGTAAATTTTACGAAGACCTGGGATTTAAAGTTGTTACCGATGAATACCTTGAAGATGGCATCCCACATTACGGAATGTTATTTGAGAACAAAGCCGATTAA
- a CDS encoding succinate dehydrogenase cytochrome b subunit encodes MSRFLTASIGRKFVMSLSGLFLVVFIAVHLGINLLLIFDNSGDLFNQGAHFMATNPLIKIMEPILGLGFIIHIVWSFFLEYQNWKARPVKYAKKNMSGASSWASRNMLVLGGLVLVFLIIHIINFFIKMKFTGDPLLDEVVINGEHMHNAYALVSTAFINSTALGIFYILGGILLGIHLSHGFWSAFQTLGLNNKYWLKRWKAIGQIYAILVAVGFAVIPLYFMLGMYN; translated from the coding sequence ATGAGCAGATTTTTAACAGCCTCAATTGGAAGAAAATTTGTAATGAGTCTGTCGGGATTATTCCTGGTAGTATTTATTGCAGTCCACTTGGGCATCAACTTATTACTGATCTTTGACAACAGCGGTGATTTGTTTAATCAGGGAGCTCACTTTATGGCTACTAACCCTCTGATTAAGATTATGGAACCAATCCTTGGATTGGGTTTTATCATTCACATTGTTTGGTCATTCTTTCTTGAATATCAAAACTGGAAAGCACGCCCGGTTAAGTATGCCAAAAAGAACATGAGCGGAGCAAGCTCGTGGGCATCACGTAACATGTTGGTTTTAGGCGGACTGGTATTGGTTTTCCTTATCATCCACATCATTAACTTTTTTATTAAGATGAAGTTTACCGGTGATCCGCTACTTGATGAGGTTGTTATCAATGGTGAACACATGCACAATGCGTACGCTTTGGTTTCTACGGCTTTCATTAATAGCACTGCCCTGGGTATTTTTTACATTCTTGGTGGTATTTTACTTGGAATTCACTTGTCGCATGGTTTCTGGTCGGCTTTTCAGACCTTAGGTTTGAACAACAAGTACTGGCTAAAACGCTGGAAAGCGATTGGTCAGATTTACGCAATTCTTGTTGCTGTGGGTTTCGCCGTTATTCCACTTTATTTTATGTTAGGAATGTATAACTAA
- a CDS encoding galactitol-1-phosphate 5-dehydrogenase, whose protein sequence is MKALVLENYNELVYKDVADPVPAKNEVLVKVKACGICGSDVHGMDGSTGRRKPPLIMGHEASGIITSLGSEVSGWNIGDRVTFDSTIYPLNDWFTLNGHYNLSENRRVLGVSPGNYKKNGAFAEYVTVPEHILYKLPDNVTFEQAAMVEPAAVALHAINQSGFQLGESAAVIGTGMIGLFLVQLLSLSNASPLFAIDIESSKLEMAKEFGAEIGLNPNKNDLLKEVLARTNKRGINHVFEAVGTESTVNNAIEIVRKGGKVVLVGNLSADIRFPLQSVVTREIKVLGSCAIRGEYEKVLQLINSGKIKVNDMISAVAPLSAGADWFRRLYNKEPGLKKVILVP, encoded by the coding sequence ATGAAAGCACTGGTGTTGGAAAATTACAATGAATTGGTTTATAAAGATGTTGCTGATCCTGTTCCGGCAAAAAATGAAGTACTCGTGAAGGTAAAAGCCTGCGGAATTTGCGGCTCGGATGTGCATGGAATGGACGGAAGTACAGGAAGGAGAAAACCACCGCTTATTATGGGGCACGAGGCATCGGGTATTATTACATCTCTTGGCAGCGAAGTTTCGGGGTGGAATATTGGCGACAGGGTAACATTCGACTCCACGATATATCCGTTAAACGATTGGTTTACTTTGAATGGCCATTACAATTTAAGCGAAAACAGGCGAGTGCTTGGCGTGTCGCCCGGTAATTATAAAAAGAATGGTGCTTTTGCCGAATATGTAACAGTGCCCGAGCATATTTTATACAAACTGCCTGATAACGTTACGTTTGAACAGGCTGCGATGGTTGAACCCGCTGCCGTTGCGCTTCATGCCATTAACCAATCGGGATTCCAATTGGGCGAAAGTGCTGCAGTAATAGGTACCGGAATGATCGGCTTGTTCCTTGTACAACTCTTATCGCTTTCCAATGCCTCGCCACTTTTTGCTATTGATATTGAAAGTTCAAAGCTTGAAATGGCAAAAGAATTTGGTGCTGAAATTGGCTTGAATCCTAACAAAAATGATCTGCTAAAAGAAGTTTTAGCCCGAACAAATAAGCGCGGCATCAACCATGTTTTTGAGGCTGTCGGCACTGAGTCCACAGTTAATAACGCTATTGAAATCGTGAGAAAGGGTGGGAAAGTAGTGCTGGTCGGGAACCTTTCTGCGGATATTCGTTTTCCGCTGCAAAGTGTAGTTACCCGCGAAATAAAAGTATTGGGGAGTTGCGCCATCAGGGGAGAATATGAAAAAGTGCTTCAACTCATCAATTCCGGTAAAATTAAGGTGAATGATATGATCTCGGCCGTAGCACCTCTTTCAGCCGGTGCCGATTGGTTCAGGCGATTGTATAACAAAGAACCCGGTTTGAAAAAAGTTATTCTTGTTCCATAA
- a CDS encoding fumarate reductase/succinate dehydrogenase flavoprotein subunit encodes MSILDSKIPEGPLAEKWNNHKSAIKVVSPANKRKLEIIVVGTGLGGASAAASLAELGYKVKAFCYQDSPRRAHSIAAQGGINAAKNYQNDNDSVFRLFYDTIKGGDYRAREANVYRLAEVSPNIIDQCVAQGVPFGREYGGLLDNRSFGGVLVSRTFYARGQTGQQLLIGAYQALNRQIAKGNVEMYNRHEMLDVVKIEGKARGIIARDMVSGDIKRFGAHAVVVASGGYGNVFFLSTNAMGSNGSAAWQCYKRGAYMSNPCFVQIHPTCIPVHGDQQSKLTLMSESLRNDGRVWVPKKKEDAVKLQKGEIGPNDIPDEDRDFYLERRYPSYGNLVPRDVASRAAKERCDEGFGVNGEGKAVFLDFKYSIDRLGKNVIEQRYGNLFQMYEKITDTDPYKEPMMIYPAIHYSMGGTWVDYNLMTSVPGLYSIGEANFSDHGANRLGASALMQGLADGYFILPYTIGDYLADEIMTPKADTNAPEFAAVEKEVTDRIEKLYNIKGSKPVDYFHKKLGQVMWDYVGMARNAEGLEKAIEMIKEIRAEFWKDVRIPGELDNLNPELEKAGRVADFFDIGELMARDALDRNESCGGHFREESATEEGEAKRNDEKFTYVSCWEHKGEGEEPVMHKEDLVFENVKLTQRSYK; translated from the coding sequence ATGAGCATATTAGATAGTAAGATTCCAGAAGGACCATTAGCTGAAAAGTGGAATAATCACAAGTCGGCTATTAAAGTGGTTAGCCCTGCCAACAAGCGTAAATTAGAAATAATTGTGGTTGGAACCGGTTTAGGTGGTGCCTCTGCAGCTGCTTCATTGGCAGAATTAGGATATAAAGTTAAAGCATTTTGTTACCAGGACAGCCCGCGTCGTGCGCACTCCATTGCTGCACAGGGTGGTATTAATGCTGCAAAAAATTATCAGAACGATAACGACTCGGTTTTCCGGTTGTTTTACGATACAATTAAAGGTGGCGACTACCGTGCACGCGAAGCTAACGTTTACCGTTTAGCGGAGGTTTCACCAAATATTATCGACCAGTGTGTGGCACAAGGTGTACCATTTGGCCGCGAATACGGAGGTTTGTTAGACAACCGTTCGTTTGGTGGTGTGTTGGTTAGCCGTACGTTCTACGCACGTGGGCAAACCGGTCAGCAGTTGTTAATTGGTGCTTACCAGGCATTAAACCGTCAGATTGCAAAAGGTAATGTAGAAATGTACAACCGACACGAGATGTTGGATGTGGTAAAAATCGAAGGGAAAGCCCGTGGTATTATTGCCCGCGATATGGTTAGTGGCGATATAAAACGTTTTGGGGCACATGCAGTAGTTGTGGCAAGCGGAGGTTACGGAAACGTATTCTTCCTGTCGACTAATGCAATGGGCAGTAACGGATCGGCGGCTTGGCAGTGTTACAAACGTGGTGCCTACATGTCGAACCCTTGTTTTGTACAAATTCACCCAACGTGTATTCCTGTTCATGGCGACCAGCAGTCGAAACTGACCCTGATGTCGGAATCGTTGCGTAACGATGGCCGTGTTTGGGTTCCGAAGAAAAAAGAAGATGCAGTAAAATTGCAAAAAGGAGAAATTGGTCCGAACGATATTCCTGATGAAGACCGCGATTTTTACCTGGAAAGAAGATATCCTTCGTATGGTAACCTTGTACCTCGTGACGTTGCGTCGCGTGCTGCAAAAGAACGTTGCGACGAAGGTTTTGGTGTAAATGGTGAAGGTAAAGCAGTATTCCTTGATTTTAAATATTCGATCGATCGTTTAGGTAAAAATGTTATTGAGCAGCGTTATGGAAACCTTTTCCAGATGTACGAAAAAATTACCGACACCGATCCGTATAAAGAGCCAATGATGATCTACCCGGCTATTCACTACTCAATGGGTGGTACCTGGGTTGATTACAACCTGATGACATCAGTACCCGGTTTGTATTCTATTGGTGAAGCTAACTTTTCCGATCATGGTGCTAACCGTTTGGGAGCATCGGCATTGATGCAGGGATTAGCTGATGGATATTTCATTTTGCCTTACACAATTGGTGATTACCTGGCCGATGAAATTATGACGCCAAAAGCCGACACAAATGCTCCTGAATTTGCTGCGGTTGAAAAAGAAGTAACAGATCGTATAGAGAAACTTTACAATATAAAAGGTTCGAAACCGGTTGACTATTTCCACAAAAAACTGGGACAAGTAATGTGGGATTATGTTGGTATGGCCCGTAATGCTGAAGGTTTGGAAAAAGCCATCGAGATGATTAAGGAAATTCGCGCAGAATTCTGGAAAGACGTTCGTATTCCCGGCGAATTGGATAACCTTAATCCGGAGTTGGAGAAAGCCGGACGTGTTGCCGATTTCTTCGATATTGGTGAGTTGATGGCTCGCGATGCACTCGACAGAAACGAATCGTGTGGTGGGCACTTCCGTGAAGAGTCGGCTACCGAAGAAGGTGAAGCAAAACGTAACGACGAAAAATTTACGTATGTTTCATGCTGGGAGCACAAAGGAGAAGGTGAAGAGCCGGTAATGCATAAAGAAGATTTGGTGTTTGAGAATGTGAAGCTTACGCAGCGTTCTTACAAATAA
- a CDS encoding GntP family permease — MSTLFIFFLVTSAVGLLLFMVLKLKISAFISLLIISIYVGILTGMPLTNILQSIQDGMGSTLGFVATVVGLGAIFGQMLESSGGALSLAHSLVKKFGKEKASWAMVITGFIVAIPVFLDVGFIILVPIIYALSKDTQKSLLYYGIPLLAGLAVTHSFIPPTPGPVAVADILNAQLGWVIFFGIILGFPTAVIAGPLWGKYISKKIHILPPTEFFNSSEEEKEDKNLPSFRTVALIISIPLVLILLNTLSSLLVEKGVLEKSMLTDGVEFIGHPFSALIIATLIATYVLCAKRGMSKQTILDLSTKALGPAGIIILITGAGGVLKQILVDSGIGKMMAESMANSAMPPIVLAWLLSAVVRVTQGSATVAMITAAGIIAPILSEFQLNDPHRALVVLAIASGATLLSHVNDSGFWLVGKYFGMNEKQTLQSWTVMESIIAVCGLAFTMLASLFF; from the coding sequence ATGTCAACATTATTTATTTTTTTCCTGGTTACTTCGGCAGTTGGGCTTCTGCTATTTATGGTACTCAAATTAAAAATCAGTGCTTTTATTTCATTACTAATCATTTCTATTTACGTTGGAATCCTGACCGGAATGCCACTGACAAATATCCTTCAAAGTATTCAGGACGGAATGGGAAGCACTCTGGGTTTTGTAGCTACGGTGGTTGGACTGGGAGCCATCTTCGGACAAATGCTTGAAAGTTCAGGAGGTGCCCTTTCGCTGGCCCATTCTTTAGTGAAAAAGTTCGGAAAAGAAAAGGCATCCTGGGCGATGGTGATCACTGGATTTATTGTCGCTATCCCCGTCTTTCTCGATGTTGGTTTTATAATTTTGGTGCCTATAATTTATGCCTTATCTAAAGATACCCAAAAGTCGCTGCTTTATTACGGCATCCCGCTCTTAGCCGGACTTGCTGTTACCCACAGTTTTATACCACCAACACCCGGCCCGGTTGCTGTCGCTGATATTTTGAATGCACAGTTGGGCTGGGTAATATTTTTTGGTATTATCCTTGGGTTTCCAACGGCCGTAATTGCGGGCCCTTTATGGGGGAAATACATTTCAAAGAAAATACATATTTTACCTCCCACCGAGTTTTTTAATTCTTCCGAAGAAGAAAAAGAAGACAAAAACCTTCCTTCGTTTCGCACTGTGGCGCTGATTATTTCAATACCGTTGGTATTAATTTTACTGAATACTTTATCGTCTCTTCTTGTTGAAAAAGGAGTACTGGAGAAATCAATGCTGACAGATGGTGTTGAATTTATCGGGCATCCTTTTTCAGCACTGATAATTGCTACCTTAATTGCTACTTATGTGTTGTGTGCGAAGCGGGGAATGTCGAAACAGACCATTCTCGACCTGAGCACCAAGGCACTTGGACCGGCGGGTATTATCATTTTAATAACCGGAGCAGGAGGCGTGCTCAAACAAATATTAGTTGATTCGGGGATTGGGAAAATGATGGCTGAATCGATGGCCAATTCAGCAATGCCACCTATTGTTTTGGCGTGGTTACTCTCCGCCGTTGTACGTGTTACGCAAGGCTCGGCAACCGTTGCCATGATTACTGCTGCGGGAATAATTGCCCCTATTCTTAGCGAATTTCAGTTAAACGATCCGCATCGTGCTTTGGTCGTTTTAGCCATTGCTTCTGGTGCCACACTTTTATCGCATGTAAACGACAGTGGATTTTGGTTGGTTGGTAAATATTTTGGTATGAACGAAAAACAAACGCTGCAATCCTGGACAGTTATGGAATCGATAATTGCGGTTTGCGGATTGGCATTTACCATGTTGGCCAGTTTGTTTTTTTAA
- a CDS encoding Gfo/Idh/MocA family protein: MKKNLFNIAILGCGKVAHLHAKAIRNIPNAQLSGVWSRTNETAKSFASEYNVEAFTDISKLVSEKEIDLVIVCTPHPFHLGPTLEAARAGANVLVEKPLASTLNDSDEMIRICKMQGVKLGVISQRRWYEPVKRIKTAIDEGKIGKPVFGTVNILGWRDKAYYDTDAWRGTWKMEGGGVLVNQAPHQLDILLWYMGEIEEVYGIWKNLNHPYIEVEDTAVAIIKFKNGGIGNIIVSNSTKPGIYGKVHVHGENGASVGVQTDGGAMFIAGMSGILEPPVNDIWTVPGEEQYLDQWEKEDAAFFQSHDPMVYYMQKQIEDFLAALSNNTDPLVSGEEGRKTVELYTAIYRSTRDNQPVKFPLQPETGRNNMDGRLV; encoded by the coding sequence TTGAAAAAAAATCTGTTCAATATTGCCATTCTTGGTTGCGGCAAGGTAGCTCATCTTCATGCCAAAGCCATCCGAAATATACCCAATGCTCAATTGTCAGGGGTTTGGAGCAGGACTAATGAAACAGCCAAAAGCTTCGCCTCAGAATACAACGTGGAAGCCTTTACCGATATTTCAAAACTGGTTTCCGAAAAGGAAATCGATCTGGTCATTGTCTGCACGCCTCATCCTTTTCACTTGGGGCCAACCCTGGAAGCTGCCAGAGCCGGAGCAAATGTGTTGGTTGAAAAACCGCTGGCATCAACGCTTAATGATTCTGACGAAATGATACGCATTTGTAAAATGCAAGGTGTAAAACTAGGAGTTATCAGTCAGCGGCGTTGGTACGAACCCGTAAAAAGAATAAAAACTGCAATAGACGAAGGTAAAATCGGAAAGCCTGTTTTTGGAACCGTAAATATACTTGGCTGGCGCGACAAAGCGTATTATGACACAGATGCCTGGCGGGGAACCTGGAAAATGGAAGGCGGCGGTGTTTTGGTCAATCAGGCTCCGCATCAACTGGACATTCTATTGTGGTATATGGGCGAAATTGAAGAAGTTTACGGCATTTGGAAAAACCTGAATCATCCCTATATAGAAGTGGAAGATACGGCAGTGGCGATTATAAAATTCAAAAATGGTGGCATTGGTAACATCATCGTAAGCAATTCAACTAAGCCCGGAATTTACGGAAAAGTGCATGTACATGGCGAAAATGGAGCTTCGGTGGGGGTTCAAACCGATGGCGGAGCCATGTTTATAGCCGGAATGTCGGGAATTCTTGAGCCTCCTGTAAACGACATTTGGACGGTTCCCGGCGAAGAGCAATACCTCGATCAATGGGAAAAAGAAGACGCTGCATTTTTTCAATCGCATGATCCAATGGTTTACTACATGCAAAAACAGATTGAAGATTTTTTGGCGGCTTTAAGCAATAATACCGATCCGTTGGTAAGCGGCGAAGAAGGACGAAAAACAGTTGAGTTGTATACGGCCATTTATCGTTCAACGCGCGACAACCAGCCGGTGAAATTTCCACTTCAACCTGAAACAGGGCGAAATAATATGGATGGCAGACTGGTATAA